Proteins from one Enterobacter bugandensis genomic window:
- the cmoM gene encoding tRNA uridine 5-oxyacetic acid(34) methyltransferase CmoM: MRDRNFDDIAEKFSRNIYGTTKGQLRQTILWQDLDTILAGFGGQTLRVLDAGGGEGQTAIKMAERGHHVTLCDLSAEMVARATRAAEEKGVSDNMHFIQCAAQDIAQHLETQVDLILFHAVLEWVADPQSVLQTLWSMLRPGGTLSLMFYNANGFLMHNMVAGNFDYVQVGMPKKKKRTLSPDYPRDPQQVYGWLEEIGWQIVGKTGVRVFHDYLREKHKQRDCFDTLTELETRYCRQEPFVSLGRYIHVTAHKPQMQG, encoded by the coding sequence ATGCGGGATCGCAATTTTGATGACATCGCGGAAAAGTTTTCGCGCAACATTTATGGCACCACGAAAGGGCAGCTCCGTCAGACGATCCTCTGGCAGGATCTGGATACCATTCTGGCGGGCTTTGGCGGCCAAACGTTGCGCGTGCTGGACGCCGGAGGTGGTGAAGGGCAGACGGCGATAAAAATGGCTGAACGCGGTCATCACGTCACGCTTTGCGATCTTTCTGCTGAAATGGTCGCCCGCGCGACGCGTGCGGCAGAAGAGAAAGGTGTGAGCGACAACATGCATTTTATACAATGCGCCGCTCAGGACATCGCGCAGCATTTGGAAACCCAGGTTGATCTGATATTGTTTCATGCGGTGCTGGAGTGGGTTGCCGATCCGCAAAGCGTGTTACAAACCCTGTGGTCAATGTTACGTCCGGGCGGTACGCTGTCGCTGATGTTCTACAATGCTAACGGCTTCCTGATGCACAACATGGTGGCAGGGAACTTCGACTATGTTCAGGTCGGGATGCCGAAAAAGAAAAAACGCACGCTTTCCCCGGACTATCCGCGCGATCCGCAGCAGGTTTACGGCTGGCTGGAAGAGATTGGCTGGCAGATCGTCGGGAAGACGGGCGTCAGGGTGTTTCATGATTATCTGCGTGAAAAACACAAACAGCGTGACTGTTTTGACACCTTAACAGAATTAGAAACGCGGTATTGCCGCCAGGAGCCGTTCGTCAGCCTTGGCCGCTATATTCACGTCACCGCGCACAAGCCGCAGATGCAAGGATAA